From Desulfolucanica intricata, the proteins below share one genomic window:
- a CDS encoding MutS-related protein, translating to MKSNLYKKYEKLKNDYEKKVVKKKKQSDFLVFLRSLIFLSIVGFLLAYTFFLANPIYLFLSGILIVVFFLLIVKHNRIKESVKYLEKLCQINDTALQRLSGKWANFSNTGNRFLNPEHPYSSDLNIFGQGSLFQYINAATFYIGEEKLAKLLSSSDDLDQIHQRQQAVAELKPRLNWRQHFQALGMLDDLKQIKNTEKLLTWAESKPLLINNKYLSLIRFFPFITFGLVVLGLFHLTPLYLWILPLAIQIIIVAFTEKTVHQAFSETGKTVKEIKRYSALLNCIEPENFEAPLLVKLKDKLVADGYTPSQQIKNLFKIAERMALRYSSLHIIINISTLWDLHTLIKLESWKNKSGQKLRTWLSVIGEFEALSSLAGLAHDHPDWAFPEITKSSPTFSASSLGHPLIKDETRVCNNISLPGPGTILLITGSNMSGKSTFLRTIGINLVLAYAGAPVCAKKLCCSLMDIYSSMQVSDNLEQNVSTFYAELKRIKLIVDAAKTGKPIIFLIDEIFNGTNSKDRILGAQAVIKNLNKLNTIGLVSTHDLELSRLETESPLIKNYHFRDEITGERINFDYRLRPGVSQSTNAMALMKIIGLLETE from the coding sequence ATGAAAAGTAACCTTTACAAAAAGTATGAAAAACTAAAAAATGATTACGAAAAAAAAGTTGTTAAAAAGAAGAAACAAAGTGATTTCCTGGTTTTTTTAAGATCCCTGATTTTCCTGTCTATAGTGGGATTTTTGCTGGCATATACATTCTTCCTGGCAAATCCGATTTACCTTTTTTTAAGCGGAATATTAATTGTTGTCTTCTTCCTGCTGATCGTTAAACACAACCGAATTAAAGAGTCCGTTAAATATTTGGAGAAATTATGTCAGATCAACGATACTGCTCTGCAGCGCCTTTCCGGAAAATGGGCAAACTTCTCCAATACGGGTAACCGTTTTCTTAACCCTGAACACCCGTATTCATCGGATTTAAACATTTTTGGACAGGGGTCGCTGTTTCAATATATTAATGCTGCCACTTTTTATATAGGTGAAGAAAAGTTAGCTAAGCTTTTGAGTTCTTCAGATGACTTAGACCAAATACATCAAAGACAGCAAGCGGTGGCAGAACTTAAACCCCGTCTGAACTGGCGTCAGCATTTTCAAGCACTAGGAATGCTCGATGATTTAAAACAAATAAAGAACACTGAAAAACTGTTAACATGGGCAGAAAGTAAGCCGTTGTTGATAAACAATAAATATTTATCTTTGATCCGGTTTTTTCCTTTTATTACTTTTGGTTTAGTTGTGTTGGGGTTATTTCATCTTACTCCCCTCTACCTTTGGATTTTACCTTTAGCAATTCAAATTATTATTGTGGCTTTCACAGAAAAAACCGTTCACCAGGCCTTTAGTGAAACCGGAAAAACAGTTAAAGAAATAAAACGTTATTCTGCTCTTCTAAACTGCATTGAACCGGAGAACTTTGAAGCTCCGCTACTGGTTAAGTTAAAAGATAAGCTTGTGGCAGACGGCTATACACCATCCCAGCAAATAAAAAACCTTTTCAAAATAGCCGAACGCATGGCTCTCAGGTATTCCAGCCTTCATATCATTATTAACATAAGTACCTTATGGGACTTACATACTTTGATTAAATTAGAAAGCTGGAAAAATAAATCAGGTCAGAAACTTAGAACCTGGTTGAGTGTTATTGGTGAATTTGAAGCTTTGTCCAGCCTGGCCGGCCTTGCCCACGACCATCCGGATTGGGCATTTCCTGAAATCACTAAATCGTCACCAACATTTAGTGCCAGTTCCCTCGGACACCCGCTGATTAAAGATGAAACTCGCGTCTGTAATAATATATCTCTACCCGGTCCCGGAACTATTTTGCTAATTACTGGTTCTAACATGTCCGGCAAAAGTACTTTTCTAAGAACTATAGGCATCAACCTTGTTCTTGCCTATGCCGGAGCTCCTGTGTGCGCGAAGAAGCTGTGCTGCTCACTGATGGATATTTATAGCAGTATGCAGGTTAGCGACAACCTGGAGCAAAACGTTTCCACGTTTTACGCTGAGCTAAAGAGAATCAAGTTAATTGTAGACGCTGCTAAAACCGGAAAGCCGATTATTTTCTTAATAGATGAAATCTTTAATGGAACTAATTCAAAAGATAGAATTTTAGGTGCCCAAGCGGTAATAAAGAATTTAAACAAATTAAACACCATTGGCCTGGTATCCACTCACGATTTAGAACTTAGCCGGTTGGAAACAGAGAGTCCTTTAATCAAAAATTACCATTTTAGGGATGAGATAACCGGCGAAAGAATCAATTTTGATTATCGTCTAAGGCCCGGAGTTTCACAATCCACCAATGCCATGGCCCTAATGAAAATAATTGGACTCCTGGAAACTGAATAA
- the fdhD gene encoding formate dehydrogenase accessory sulfurtransferase FdhD encodes MPDKKTTRLPIIKINGNISQNDPDLVVRETPLTIFLNGAEFVTLVCSPANLYELALGFLCSEGILQHKKDLKKVALEEEKGIIQIETAKPVIEEEYFMRRYITSCCGKGRSSFYFINDARGTKTVTGNISISIKEIKNLIMELETRAKIFQTTGGTHGAGLCTPKEMLLFFEDIGRHNAVDKLFGRSFLDELQLEDKIIVFSGRVSSEILIKVAKIGIPIIISRSAPTDLAVKIATELGITVIGFARGDRMNIYTHTNRVKI; translated from the coding sequence ATGCCTGATAAAAAAACGACCAGACTACCAATAATCAAAATAAACGGTAACATATCTCAAAATGATCCGGATTTAGTGGTCCGGGAAACCCCACTAACTATATTCTTAAACGGTGCCGAATTCGTAACACTGGTATGCTCCCCGGCCAATCTTTACGAATTGGCTTTAGGATTTTTATGTTCCGAGGGTATCTTACAGCATAAAAAGGATCTAAAAAAAGTTGCACTGGAAGAAGAAAAAGGTATTATCCAAATTGAGACAGCCAAACCGGTAATAGAAGAAGAATACTTTATGCGCCGCTATATTACTTCCTGCTGTGGTAAAGGGCGCTCATCTTTTTATTTCATCAATGATGCCCGTGGTACCAAAACGGTTACCGGTAATATTAGCATCAGCATTAAAGAAATAAAGAACTTAATTATGGAATTGGAAACCCGGGCCAAAATTTTTCAAACAACCGGTGGGACCCACGGGGCAGGACTTTGCACCCCTAAAGAAATGCTCCTGTTTTTTGAGGATATCGGGCGCCATAACGCAGTAGACAAGCTTTTTGGCCGGTCCTTTTTAGACGAATTACAACTGGAAGATAAAATTATAGTTTTCAGTGGACGTGTATCTTCAGAGATACTAATTAAGGTGGCTAAGATAGGTATACCTATAATCATATCCCGCTCGGCTCCCACAGACCTTGCTGTAAAAATAGCCACCGAACTGGGCATTACCGTAATAGGCTTTGCCCGTGGTGACCGCATGAATATATATACACACACTAACCGGGTTAAAATATAA